The DNA sequence tcagctacagcggcctcaacgcttccagaaagctgcggaacgtttcctatccgcttgcgaattgggagcttggtcctgttcatcttatctatctgatgttgtgtgatgaaagaagaaagcaagggtgagcagcaagcccaccaaaataatatgtataatgattaacaatatatgagcctacccataatactcatgaaagtcttggtcaaaagaaatgaaccaagttgatatcttaatgcgatgaagtcgcaaaatattcagtatatatacatatatacttttcaaaatattggaagtcctcttccatgcataatatacacaaagtcccagtgtataactgtataaaaaaaatatcgttgcaaggtgatctcatatatctaaccttgtctcaacgtttttctgaaaatctttgtcattcataagacaattattaattagatataagtttaaaagatgaagttaccaaatacttcactacacttatatcatttataaagctacttgaactaccattgttcaaagtataatgagctttcaacagttcatcacatagatgagactacaagacaagagttgaatagattaaatctttaaaatattattaaaggaaatgaagttatgacatacttcattaagttctgatatatatatatatattcatatatatctcccatacatttcctgaaaacctctgtcatgtaaagtatgaacagacttgcaatatccaataaatttagaaaggaaaagaattttggcataaaccagatatcttgctgatcaggcaaagatacccataagtaaccttttctactagtagatggacgaattccccactggtcatcacccttggtcgcaataggaccttatgctggactgccactcagccacttatgcatttgatggactcccactgagccacttacactatcatggacgcccactgagcccatgttgcttatgccgactcaatagatggacttacttcccgaacgttgggtaagtaatcaattcatttaccaaaactgcaaccttgttgcgaatataaaatataccacagagccggatccctccgattttgagcgagtatttaaatccccttaaaaaggaagatcttaaatataaaaaaaaatgagttttgggatccgctctaacttttaaaaatcattttgaagactcgaaaacatttttaagaatgtttggagtaatgctgatttataaaataaatcagtcccaatatgaaagaaatatctgaatattattatttaaataatattcccatgaagaataattgaggtagaagttggaaaacttatactcgaatgaatagcaaataatcaaagatatacttatatgaaaataatatctttatttgaataatcaaaaataagtttgattatcgacaccttattctttattacaataaaaaatattattaagtaataagcggagtcataatacctcgaatgaatactataattaatattcataaaataaaggagtcatacatcctcaaatgaatatccaagtaatattcaataataatatgaactgagtcataagccctcgaataatattcgaaataatattcaataaataatataaagagtcataaaccctcgaatgaatattcaaataatatttaataaataaaataaagaagtcataagccctcgaatgaatattcataataatattcatttaataaaataaagaagtcataagccctcgaatgaatattcaaataatattcaataaataaaataaaggtatcgaataaaccttattcgatcaatagttttaaaactatatccatatatatatatatatatatatatatatatatatatatatatatataatatactcgggaacatcgactcccggtttagaaatatgttcacctttaggtccctgtactaagggtatatacaaattaccgctatcctctagcataggtattatcaactgaatcaacagatatatatatggaaagaatgcgaaacaggcatgcatatatatataccatagcagcatgcttcaatatattgcaacatttgctaattaaccaacatgcatctatcgcaagataatgcaaatacgtatactcatcaccacaacagttataacgggtagaaaacttgcctgagcgacttggggtgataaaaggctcgggacgagtctggtaacctataaacaacaagtaagttggaattaaaccaaagtcacttgtaaatctatactttaacgaacttagactctaacgcttgttttgcgcttactcactcgcttaagtcactcgggtaccctcggctccaccatttttaataatttaacctttacgagttttaaggcgattccttcgcgagtgtcttaccaactgcctaacacacttaccataaatgtttcatgcattaattaaccctttttggtctttaacctttgtttcaaagtaaggcgaggggaaaagtttcgttcgcaaaacgccgttacttgaaacggtcgtttctcctaaaccgtgcatcggaatcgaacgaactacatatcaaaacgaagctcgtaacatgagctatctaaacatggcaatggtcaaaatctagcagggggttctcgggtcctaatgttatgcacaaaaacagtctaaagaaaatcggacgttacgacggctatgtttacgcgatttcccaatttaaaaccattcaaaatcaacccaattcaacctcaaaccaaacatacaaccaacatccatccttatcacatcataacaaccaCAACCAATTccattttaacattcatacttatgcctaagcttaactttaaccatacttaagttcttttaatcaaaacaacaacatctaccattccatttcactaccatttcaaatcccaaactctaaatcacaacatcaagctacaatattaccctactaatcaaaatcatcttataatacataggaatctaggttttggagatgatataccttccttgaagtggtgggaggagctaggaagccttaagaagctttgagaagtcttaggaatgcttggatcttcaaggaaaacaagaaaaacttcaagttaaaaacttgaaaacactattcattgtcttcttctttgattaaatgaagaagattgagaaggaattgatggcttaaactcatgatatagccctaactaagcatgaagatgattagggaattatcttaccaatttaggaggcttggatcttgagttttgaattcttgcccatttgcaatagtaaaaagccgagagcatgaagaaccatgccttggtttctttttgattttgatgaaaaatgattttcttggcttggttggtttgatttttgtgtttgttttagtaaattacctagttgcccttgattttgtgtggttaaaaagccaccacatctccttccttcccatgtcatgcttgtgtcatcctcatgatgtcatcctcccctccttgtcctcttctcattggttgggtgacatcatcctctctaatccctttgattaacttcctaattgtttgcctaatgaccgctgatctgttatacggttcgcttaactttcattttcgtttatcgtttgagggatcatacccgggatcttattacttaggttcccttaacctttctcaatacattatattcctttttatgatcctctattataatcctttaatttaaatccttttatcctgttaccttatactcaattctttccgtatctattagatttccgggaaaaatcaaagtgttcggaattggattctgacgatctttacatacacttatatcccatataaagtactaataaaatctcagaatatccatatcagaacccctacatagtgtggcatgaaaagttttctcattcagcaaaagcactattcataagggtttcaaaaatttccaaaaattggggttattacaccggGCATGTAACCATAGCTGGGTTTATGTTGGATTTTTATGCTTTTTCTACTTAgaaaatattctgagtataaatTGATTGCTTTCAACTCGGGTATGCAAACATAGTCGGGTTGATGTTTGTTTTTTAATAGTGATGGTTTAAAACAACTGCTCAGTgaaacaaaaaaattattttcattaatCTCAAATTTTCTTCATACAAGAAATTGAATAATTGAGTGGTTGtttgccataggctacaagttttTGGTTATTTTTGTTACTTTCTATTAATCACTGGTAGAATTTTCTAAGCCTGAGTCCATGCCAGGTGTTGGGGATCTCGGATTCATCTATAGCTTGTAAATACCTGGATTAAGACTTCTTTGATCTTATAGGGCCCATCCCATTTAGGCATCAACTTTCCAGTATTATTAGGATCTGAGTCCTCTGTATCTCGAAGTAAcaggtctccaacttgaaagtttttgaaCATGGACTTCTTAATGAAGTGCTCCTTTGTTTTCTCCTTGTATTTTTCCATCCTTATTATAGCCTGGTCCCGAGCCTCATCAATGAGCTCTATGTTTGTTCTAAGCCCCTCCTCATTAGCTATTTCATCAAAGTTTATTTCTCGGTGAGAGGGGGATCCCACTTCATTGGGGAGCATTGCCTCCATTCCGTAAGCTAGCTCGAAAGGagtttctcctgtgcttgttcggggactagtcctgtaggcccataacaTATTGGGCAACTCTTCCGGCCACTTGCTCTTGCTCTCTCTAAGCCTCTTCTCAATGCCCCGGAGAAGGATCCGATTTGTGACTTCTACTTGTCTACTCCCTTGAGGGTATGCTATGGATAATTTTTTATGATTGATGCCCCGCTCTTGGAGATTGGATTCAAATTCTGACAAGACGAACTGTGGCCCGTTGTCTGATACCAGAACTCTagggatcccgaacctcatcaatatAATATTCATGAACTTTATGCAGTCTTGATGGTTGATGGTTTTAATTGCCTTCGCTTCTACCTATTTAGTTATATAGTCGATTGAAACCAATAGATATCTCAGATCTCCTCTAGCCCGTGGAAAGGGTCTCATGATATCTATTCCCCAAACAACGAAAGGGATTAGAGATAGGACTACGGAGGGTAGGACTAGGCTGAACCATGATacattgctgaagagttggcattGCTTGCATTTTTTCACAAATTCAACAGCGTCTTGGTGAATGGTTGGCCAGTAATAATCCTTCCTTATGATCTTGTGAG is a window from the Apium graveolens cultivar Ventura chromosome 1, ASM990537v1, whole genome shotgun sequence genome containing:
- the LOC141681412 gene encoding uncharacterized protein LOC141681412, with the translated sequence MLWAYRTSPRTSTGETPFELAYGMEAMLPNEVGSPSHREINFDEIANEEGLRTNIELIDEARDQAIIRMEKYKEKTKEHFIKKSMFKNFQVGDLLLRDTEDSDPNNTGKLMPKWDGPYKIKEVLIQLF